One Marinibacterium anthonyi genomic region harbors:
- a CDS encoding HupE / UreJ protein has translation MKRLILLLAALLALCPALARAHALDPAYLELTAMGDDRWRVIWRVPDVVGQPMALTPRLPEGCSYVPPPPVFDGRGWSTTFEALCPAGLAGGVVRIEGLERTGTDTLLRYELEPGDGQGLRLTPGAPEVALPDNPGPLGVLGAYVSLGVVHILEGADHLMFVLALLLLIRDPRRLLWTITAFTLAHSITLAAATMGWLRLPPAPVEVVIALSIVFLAWELALPPDRRDPLAMRYPALVSFGFGLIHGLGFAGALRDIGLPRGDIPLALFSFNVGVELGQVMFIAACLAFGYLARRLVPVLAAHGPALSRVASYGIGSLAAFWVIQRLSGF, from the coding sequence GTGAAACGGCTGATCCTGCTTCTGGCGGCGCTGCTGGCGCTGTGCCCGGCGCTGGCCCGCGCCCATGCTCTGGACCCGGCCTACCTAGAGCTGACGGCGATGGGCGATGACCGCTGGCGCGTGATCTGGCGGGTGCCGGACGTGGTCGGGCAACCGATGGCGCTGACGCCGCGCCTGCCCGAGGGGTGTTCCTATGTGCCGCCGCCGCCGGTCTTTGACGGGCGCGGCTGGAGCACGACGTTCGAGGCCCTGTGCCCTGCCGGGCTGGCCGGCGGGGTGGTGCGGATCGAGGGGCTTGAGCGCACCGGGACCGACACGCTGCTGCGCTATGAGCTGGAGCCGGGCGACGGCCAGGGCCTGCGGCTGACACCGGGTGCACCCGAGGTGGCGTTGCCCGACAATCCCGGCCCCTTGGGGGTGCTGGGGGCGTATGTATCGCTGGGGGTGGTGCATATCCTGGAAGGGGCCGATCACCTGATGTTCGTGCTGGCGCTGCTGTTGCTGATCCGCGATCCGCGCCGGCTGCTGTGGACGATCACCGCCTTCACGCTGGCGCACAGCATCACGCTGGCCGCCGCGACGATGGGCTGGCTGCGCCTGCCCCCTGCCCCGGTCGAAGTGGTGATCGCGCTGTCGATCGTGTTCCTGGCCTGGGAACTGGCCCTGCCGCCGGATCGCCGCGATCCGCTGGCGATGCGCTATCCGGCGCTGGTGTCCTTTGGGTTCGGGTTGATCCACGGGCTGGGCTTTGCGGGTGCCCTGCGTGACATCGGGCTGCCGCGGGGGGACATCCCGCTGGCGCTGTTTTCATTCAACGTCGGCGTGGAGCTGGGTCAGGTGATGTTCATCGCGGCCTGCCTGGCCTTCGGCTATCTTGCCCGGCGGCTGGTTCCGGTGC
- the cya_2 gene encoding Cyclolysin, translating to MTTINVNSVSDHSGTSGDDLFVINAISSGYPTATLNGGGGTDTLDASNVFVGYSTMYFQDTEVNGVAGFSFGDYEATSFEVIYGSATSNNWFLVQYVDCAVTLHGGSGDDWFAASFGPTGSRTADTFYGYGGNDEFDVRPLDKAYGGSGNDTFDLYATSEDVTGSIADGGSGIDTLDLSFGWTVDLRDEYADSVFAGSDDRYTVLNIENVTVYAWRSYETQVWGTSGANVFSVNSDFDDGSVGVYFDGRGGNDTLTGSAGADTLIGGNGNDLIDGRKGIDDAFGGAGDDTILVNSLNDIADGGAGTDTLDASGVRQDLFLNMPSATSNFTGFEIVLGGSGDDKIRGTNGSVTIDGGAGNDNLRGRPGDDILRGGTGDDAIRGDGGSDTIDGGDGDDELFGNNGADTIIGGAGSDRIEGGTGQDTLTGGADADRFVFAGAWQRDTITDFEQGLDRIVLRDLRDVNGGDAVGFDQLLVQQVGALVRIGLDLDRDGVEDKLDLGGAGDLSYARIDILNSTVADFSGADFIF from the coding sequence ATGACGACCATCAACGTGAATTCGGTTTCGGATCATTCGGGAACCTCCGGTGACGATCTCTTTGTCATCAATGCGATTTCGTCGGGATATCCGACGGCCACGCTGAATGGAGGCGGAGGGACCGATACGCTCGATGCGTCGAATGTCTTCGTCGGGTACTCGACGATGTACTTTCAGGATACCGAGGTGAACGGCGTGGCCGGTTTTTCGTTCGGGGATTACGAGGCGACCAGTTTCGAGGTGATCTACGGCAGCGCCACATCGAACAATTGGTTCTTGGTTCAATACGTCGATTGCGCGGTCACCTTGCATGGGGGCAGTGGTGACGACTGGTTCGCAGCCTCGTTTGGACCAACCGGCAGCCGAACTGCCGATACCTTTTATGGTTATGGCGGGAATGATGAATTCGATGTGCGGCCACTGGACAAGGCCTACGGTGGAAGCGGAAATGACACATTTGATTTGTATGCAACATCCGAAGACGTAACCGGCTCCATTGCCGACGGTGGATCCGGCATAGACACGCTCGACCTGTCCTTCGGCTGGACGGTCGATCTTCGGGACGAATATGCCGACAGCGTCTTCGCGGGATCCGACGACCGCTATACCGTCCTGAACATTGAAAACGTGACCGTCTACGCTTGGCGCAGCTACGAAACCCAGGTCTGGGGCACCTCCGGCGCCAACGTATTCAGCGTGAACAGCGATTTCGACGACGGCTCTGTCGGCGTCTATTTCGACGGTCGCGGCGGCAATGATACCCTCACCGGCAGCGCCGGCGCGGACACCCTGATCGGCGGCAACGGCAATGACCTGATCGACGGCAGGAAAGGCATCGACGACGCCTTTGGCGGTGCCGGGGATGACACGATCCTTGTCAACAGCCTGAACGACATCGCCGATGGCGGCGCGGGGACCGACACGCTGGATGCCTCGGGTGTCAGGCAGGACCTGTTCCTCAATATGCCCAGTGCCACCAGCAACTTCACCGGCTTCGAAATCGTCCTTGGCGGCAGTGGCGACGACAAGATCCGGGGCACCAACGGATCGGTCACCATTGACGGCGGCGCGGGCAACGACAACCTGCGTGGTCGGCCCGGCGACGATATCCTGCGCGGCGGCACCGGCGACGACGCCATTCGCGGTGATGGCGGCAGCGATACGATCGACGGTGGCGACGGCGACGACGAACTGTTCGGCAACAACGGCGCGGACACGATCATCGGCGGCGCGGGCAGTGACCGGATCGAAGGCGGCACCGGGCAGGACACCCTGACCGGTGGCGCGGATGCCGACCGGTTCGTCTTTGCCGGTGCCTGGCAGCGCGACACCATCACGGATTTCGAACAGGGGCTCGACCGGATCGTGCTGCGCGATCTGCGCGACGTGAACGGTGGCGATGCGGTGGGCTTCGATCAGCTTCTGGTGCAGCAGGTCGGCGCTCTGGTGCGGATCGGCCTGGACCTGGATCGCGACGGGGTCGAGGACAAGCTCGACCTGGGCGGTGCGGGCGACCTGTCCTATGCCCGGATCGATATCCTCAACAGCACGGTCGCTGATTTCTCGGGCGCCGATTTCATCTTCTGA
- the cmcAX gene encoding putative endoglucanase precursor encodes MTPPAIINRRGALGLLGGAALTGLGARGAAARPEDLNEYWQVWISQHFDPAGRVIDDLQDGVSHSEGQGYGMLLAVALGDRDRFEAMAAWTRKTLAIRENDALHAWRWDPANGGKVEDMNNASDGDLFIAWALTSAADTWNAPEHAAAARAIAADLDRLCLYEFPDRPGWPVLLPGVDGFRFDDRVVLNTAYPMPRALDALAARYGLPHLASCARMSSAILDALCENSLPPDWIEVGQNGIRAASDRPAVFGYEAMRAPLFDIWSGRFNSSAVLQAARLYREALLSQRASGAAKTPVVTNVDSWKIIETSAAPGYHALASLSLCASGTPSTLGSEPVAMPDFQVAQAYYPSTLHLLALVAAAETKLECRL; translated from the coding sequence GTGACGCCCCCTGCAATCATCAACCGTCGCGGCGCGCTTGGCCTTCTGGGCGGCGCCGCCCTGACGGGTCTGGGCGCGCGCGGCGCCGCCGCCCGGCCCGAAGATCTGAACGAATACTGGCAGGTCTGGATCAGCCAGCATTTCGACCCGGCGGGCCGGGTGATCGACGACCTGCAGGACGGGGTCAGCCATTCCGAGGGCCAGGGCTATGGCATGTTGCTGGCCGTGGCGCTGGGGGACCGCGACCGGTTCGAGGCCATGGCCGCCTGGACCCGCAAGACCCTGGCCATCCGCGAGAATGACGCGCTGCACGCCTGGCGCTGGGATCCGGCCAATGGCGGCAAGGTCGAGGACATGAACAATGCCAGCGACGGCGACCTGTTCATCGCCTGGGCGCTGACAAGCGCCGCCGACACCTGGAACGCGCCCGAACATGCCGCGGCCGCGCGCGCGATTGCCGCCGACCTGGACCGGCTGTGCCTTTACGAATTCCCCGATCGTCCGGGCTGGCCGGTGCTGCTGCCCGGCGTCGACGGGTTCCGCTTCGACGACCGCGTGGTGCTGAACACCGCCTACCCGATGCCGCGCGCGCTGGATGCGCTGGCGGCCCGCTACGGGTTGCCGCACCTGGCCTCCTGCGCCCGCATGTCCTCGGCGATCCTGGATGCGCTGTGCGAAAACAGCCTGCCGCCCGACTGGATCGAGGTCGGGCAGAACGGAATCCGGGCCGCGTCGGACCGACCGGCGGTCTTCGGCTATGAAGCGATGCGCGCGCCCCTCTTCGACATCTGGTCGGGCCGGTTCAATTCTTCTGCGGTACTGCAGGCGGCACGGCTCTACCGCGAGGCGCTGCTCAGCCAGCGCGCGTCCGGGGCCGCCAAGACGCCCGTCGTCACCAATGTGGACAGCTGGAAGATCATCGAAACCTCAGCCGCGCCGGGATATCACGCGCTTGCCTCGCTCAGCCTATGCGCCTCCGGCACGCCCAGCACGCTGGGGTCCGAACCGGTCGCCATGCCCGATTTCCAGGTGGCGCAGGCCTATTATCCCTCCACGCTTCACCTGCTGGCGCTGGTCGCCGCGGCGGAAACCAAATTGGAGTGCAGATTGTGA
- the bcsA gene encoding Cellulose synthase catalytic subunit [UDP-forming] produces the protein MSVPAPKRARLLTILWCVALIGAIFVATIPATTAVETILAICLVLVALAARPFVKNVAARNFLLILTGLVMARYWYWRVTETLPSLDDPVSFVAAVALLGVETYMIVIFMLGGFMMADPSKPYRPARQAVADLPKVDILVPSLNEPFDMLAVTLAAASQIDYPKDKLRVVLCDDGGTDQRCNDPDPAKAAAARERRWRLSALCERLGVIYQARPANTGAKAGNLNDAMAKLDGDLVAIFDADHAPTPDFLARTVGYFAEEPKLFLLQTPHMFLNADPIARNLMMPEGCPPENEMFYGTLHEGLNRWGGAFFCGSAALLRRKALDEVGGIAGQTITEDAETALELHGRGWTSRYLNRAMIAGLQPETFASLVKQRGRWATGMIQLFRLRNPLFVKGLTLRQRLSYLNSMSFWFFPVTRMALLLTPLVYIFFNVELFVTTRAEALAHMLAYIGVSMVVQNAMFARTRWPFQSEIFEIALSPYLMKAVFGTLIKPRGARFNVTSKDEFVANTRVSEIAWPLIILFGVLAAGVAWAGWRWIHAPGDRAALSLVGGWAIVNLLLTGAAMRAVVDSRQRRGAPRVPIEGDAGLRLVGDTEAAIPARFVDISSTGGGVMIDAPSAALGLRRDMRVELLTGVTGVEAAIPARITDVFPRQGKLLVGLEFFTDRVASADRALAALLHGDSSRWVDLRDRSCQPRGLFRGTLWTIGLSLRGPVAVASALLGSRRVEPKTEIWDEARPIADQAFLSSGPTPVNVPTKLTTIPTANTSLAPQRYAAPSRPVEEKPETPRQKVPSVPTGLGAIAIALCLQGFGLPGQVQAQTIALPDLGSLTTPDTGNAADVTDEVRPKERPDSIEAMAEAAGISTPSSDTPPDAAPDAAPGDATLIPLDALTASPSPAPSGGLIPLPDLGVSSVPQLAHATLRSPLRSPASAAGQEPLRLTGERAAADFLLLLPPDARADTLAITLQTSAYVLPERSSVEAFVNGFSIGTMPLDQIAGAGEVRFDLPPYVPLAARNQVRLELSQTHRIHCGADATYDLWTDVFMGMSGIDLPSGAFTGDSLAVTLPRIAVALGEGQPLVLDADGIPDATANTALAALRSAIGGPLPVASPGRAPLDAPVLHITTGPQPRLDTAPDGLGLIASPVGDLSLVGLVQDAAPGPVAVVPGKTTTLAQLGYAGAEVRSHLWRDTIRFSLPDTYFPATGGRALITLDHAHVAGLSKGSVMRLLVNGTAVRTIPLDTNDFVVEHGLKVRFDAGLLQAGINTLGFEVARPGAQTGLACPATTVLAAEIAPTSTITVPRTPAMVRPGLGPVLRHLNPGDVAAWPELTIGASLEAESLARQVASTLPFTGSTANRNNLLRVLISDHMAALDLGDFTGEAAILARLMGAGVVQPPASAPVQDPAAQQTQPGSLFEMAKSGGVVPSAKPSAAAADAGPLDRASAGPLSASLATVVSVLPPSLVHGMTSMFARLANDPAADLRNWLRTDIDRYGLAEDGAMMLQLDPTKPDTAYLVMGARATPASVVAAVTEARAENARLDGHVAVWRPGTGWSVWADQSRLPVLRERIRPSNIHAIIGSYFSARPQIFVLAVLAFAALAAAIAVVGLLRTRERVK, from the coding sequence ATGTCTGTTCCCGCTCCAAAACGTGCCCGCCTTCTGACGATCCTGTGGTGCGTGGCACTGATCGGGGCGATCTTCGTGGCCACGATCCCGGCCACGACCGCGGTCGAAACCATCCTGGCGATCTGCCTCGTGCTCGTCGCCTTGGCCGCCCGGCCCTTTGTCAAGAACGTGGCCGCCCGGAACTTCCTGCTGATCCTGACCGGGTTGGTGATGGCGCGCTACTGGTACTGGCGGGTGACCGAAACGCTGCCCAGCCTCGACGATCCGGTGTCCTTTGTCGCCGCCGTGGCGCTGCTGGGCGTCGAGACCTACATGATCGTCATCTTCATGCTGGGCGGCTTCATGATGGCCGATCCGTCGAAGCCCTATCGCCCGGCGCGGCAGGCGGTGGCCGACCTGCCCAAGGTCGACATCCTGGTGCCCTCGCTGAACGAACCCTTCGACATGCTGGCCGTGACGCTCGCCGCCGCCAGCCAGATCGACTATCCCAAGGACAAGCTGCGCGTCGTCCTGTGCGATGACGGCGGCACCGACCAGCGCTGCAACGACCCCGATCCGGCCAAGGCCGCCGCCGCGCGGGAACGGCGCTGGCGGCTGTCGGCGCTGTGCGAACGGCTGGGCGTCATCTATCAGGCGCGCCCGGCCAATACCGGCGCCAAGGCCGGCAACCTGAACGACGCCATGGCCAAGCTGGACGGCGACCTGGTCGCCATCTTCGACGCCGACCACGCGCCCACCCCCGATTTCCTGGCCCGCACCGTCGGCTATTTCGCGGAAGAGCCCAAGCTGTTCCTGCTGCAGACGCCGCACATGTTCCTGAACGCCGATCCGATCGCGCGGAACCTGATGATGCCCGAAGGCTGCCCGCCCGAGAACGAGATGTTCTACGGCACCCTGCACGAAGGCCTGAACCGCTGGGGCGGCGCGTTTTTCTGCGGATCCGCCGCACTGCTGCGGCGCAAGGCGCTGGACGAAGTGGGCGGCATCGCGGGACAGACCATCACCGAAGACGCCGAAACCGCGCTGGAACTGCACGGCCGCGGCTGGACCAGCCGTTACCTGAACCGCGCCATGATCGCCGGCCTGCAGCCGGAAACCTTCGCCTCGCTCGTCAAGCAGCGGGGCCGCTGGGCCACCGGCATGATCCAGCTGTTCCGCCTGCGCAACCCGCTGTTCGTCAAGGGCCTGACCCTGCGCCAGCGGCTGAGCTACCTGAACTCGATGTCCTTCTGGTTCTTCCCGGTCACCCGCATGGCGCTGCTGCTGACGCCGCTGGTCTACATCTTCTTCAACGTCGAACTCTTCGTCACCACCCGGGCCGAAGCGCTGGCCCACATGCTGGCCTATATCGGCGTGTCGATGGTGGTGCAGAACGCCATGTTCGCCCGCACCCGCTGGCCCTTCCAGTCCGAGATCTTCGAAATCGCGCTGTCGCCCTACCTGATGAAGGCCGTCTTCGGCACGCTCATCAAGCCGCGCGGCGCCCGGTTCAACGTGACCAGCAAGGATGAATTCGTCGCCAACACCCGTGTAAGCGAAATCGCCTGGCCCCTGATCATCCTCTTCGGGGTCCTGGCGGCAGGCGTCGCCTGGGCCGGCTGGCGCTGGATCCATGCGCCGGGCGACCGCGCCGCGCTGTCCCTGGTGGGCGGCTGGGCCATCGTGAACCTGCTGCTGACCGGCGCCGCCATGCGCGCCGTGGTCGACAGCCGCCAGCGCCGTGGCGCCCCCCGGGTGCCGATCGAAGGCGACGCCGGCCTGCGCCTGGTCGGCGACACCGAAGCCGCGATCCCCGCCCGCTTCGTCGACATTTCCAGCACCGGGGGCGGCGTGATGATCGACGCGCCGTCCGCGGCGCTGGGTCTGCGCCGCGACATGCGGGTGGAACTGCTGACCGGCGTCACCGGCGTCGAAGCAGCCATCCCCGCGCGGATCACCGATGTGTTCCCCCGCCAGGGCAAGCTGCTTGTGGGTCTTGAATTCTTCACCGACCGCGTGGCCTCGGCCGACCGTGCGCTGGCCGCCCTGCTGCACGGCGACAGCAGCCGCTGGGTCGATCTGCGCGACCGGTCCTGCCAGCCGCGCGGATTGTTCCGCGGCACGCTCTGGACCATCGGCCTGTCGCTGCGCGGCCCGGTGGCCGTGGCCTCCGCGTTGCTCGGCTCGCGCCGGGTCGAACCGAAGACCGAGATCTGGGACGAAGCGCGCCCGATCGCGGACCAGGCCTTCCTGTCCTCGGGGCCGACGCCCGTCAATGTGCCGACCAAGCTGACCACCATTCCCACTGCCAACACCAGCCTTGCGCCGCAACGCTATGCCGCGCCGTCCCGCCCGGTCGAGGAAAAGCCGGAAACACCGCGTCAGAAGGTCCCTTCGGTGCCCACCGGCCTTGGCGCCATCGCCATTGCGCTTTGCCTGCAGGGCTTTGGCCTGCCCGGCCAGGTCCAGGCCCAGACCATCGCGCTGCCCGACCTGGGCAGCCTGACCACCCCCGACACCGGCAATGCCGCTGACGTCACCGACGAAGTCCGCCCCAAGGAGCGTCCGGACAGCATCGAGGCCATGGCTGAAGCGGCGGGCATTTCGACCCCGTCTTCGGACACCCCCCCGGATGCGGCGCCGGACGCGGCGCCGGGCGACGCGACCCTCATCCCGCTTGACGCGCTGACGGCGTCGCCCTCTCCCGCGCCCTCCGGCGGCCTGATCCCGCTGCCCGATCTCGGCGTGTCGAGCGTGCCGCAACTGGCCCATGCCACGCTGCGCAGCCCCCTGCGGTCGCCGGCCAGCGCCGCCGGACAGGAACCGCTGCGCCTGACCGGCGAACGGGCCGCCGCCGACTTCCTCCTGCTGCTGCCGCCCGACGCCCGCGCCGATACACTTGCCATCACGCTGCAGACTTCGGCCTATGTCCTGCCCGAACGCTCCTCGGTCGAGGCTTTCGTCAACGGCTTTTCCATCGGAACCATGCCGCTGGACCAGATCGCCGGCGCCGGCGAGGTGCGGTTCGACCTGCCGCCCTACGTGCCGCTGGCCGCGCGCAACCAGGTCCGGCTCGAGCTGTCCCAGACCCACCGGATCCATTGCGGCGCCGATGCGACTTATGACCTGTGGACCGATGTCTTCATGGGCATGTCCGGCATCGACCTGCCGTCGGGCGCCTTCACGGGCGACAGCCTGGCCGTCACCCTGCCCCGCATCGCGGTGGCTCTGGGCGAAGGCCAGCCGCTGGTCCTGGACGCCGACGGCATCCCGGATGCCACCGCCAACACGGCCCTGGCCGCCCTGCGCAGCGCCATCGGCGGCCCGCTGCCCGTGGCAAGCCCCGGCCGCGCGCCGCTGGACGCGCCGGTCCTGCACATCACAACCGGACCGCAACCGCGCCTGGACACCGCGCCCGACGGTCTCGGCCTGATCGCCAGCCCCGTCGGGGACCTGTCGCTGGTCGGCCTGGTGCAGGATGCCGCGCCCGGCCCCGTCGCCGTCGTTCCCGGCAAGACCACCACCCTGGCCCAGCTCGGCTATGCCGGGGCCGAGGTCCGGAGCCACCTGTGGCGCGACACGATCCGCTTCTCGCTGCCCGACACCTATTTCCCCGCGACCGGCGGGCGGGCCCTGATCACGCTGGATCATGCCCATGTCGCCGGCCTGTCCAAGGGCTCGGTCATGCGGCTGCTGGTCAATGGCACGGCGGTGCGGACGATCCCGCTCGACACCAATGATTTCGTTGTCGAACACGGGCTGAAAGTCCGCTTCGACGCGGGCCTGCTGCAGGCCGGCATCAACACGCTGGGCTTCGAAGTGGCCCGCCCCGGCGCGCAGACCGGGCTGGCCTGCCCCGCGACCACCGTCCTGGCCGCCGAGATCGCGCCCACCAGCACCATCACCGTCCCCAGAACCCCGGCAATGGTGCGCCCCGGCCTGGGCCCCGTGCTGCGCCACCTGAACCCCGGCGACGTGGCGGCCTGGCCCGAACTGACCATCGGCGCCAGCCTCGAGGCGGAAAGCCTTGCCCGCCAGGTGGCCAGCACGCTGCCCTTCACGGGGTCCACGGCGAACCGGAACAACCTGCTGCGCGTGCTGATCTCGGATCACATGGCCGCGCTGGACCTGGGCGATTTCACCGGCGAGGCTGCGATCCTGGCCCGCCTGATGGGCGCCGGCGTTGTCCAGCCCCCGGCCTCTGCCCCGGTTCAGGATCCCGCGGCCCAACAGACCCAGCCCGGCAGCCTCTTCGAGATGGCGAAGTCCGGCGGCGTCGTGCCTTCGGCCAAGCCTTCTGCTGCCGCTGCCGATGCCGGTCCGCTTGACCGGGCGTCCGCCGGACCGCTGTCGGCGTCGCTTGCCACCGTCGTGTCGGTGCTGCCCCCGTCTCTGGTTCACGGGATGACCAGCATGTTCGCCCGGCTCGCCAACGATCCAGCGGCGGACCTGCGCAACTGGCTGCGCACCGATATCGACCGCTATGGCCTGGCCGAAGACGGCGCCATGATGCTGCAGCTTGATCCCACGAAACCCGACACCGCCTACCTGGTGATGGGCGCCCGTGCGACCCCTGCCAGCGTCGTGGCCGCCGTAACCGAGGCGCGGGCCGAAAACGCCCGCCTGGACGGCCATGTCGCCGTCTGGCGCCCCGGCACCGGCTGGTCCGTCTGGGCCGACCAGTCGCGGCTGCCGGTCCTGCGGGAACGGATCCGTCCAAGCAATATCCACGCCATCATCGGCAGCTATTTCTCGGCTCGCCCGCAGATCTTCGTGCTTGCCGTCCTTGCCTTCGCGGCCCTTGCCGCGGCAATCGCGGTCGTTGGCCTGCTGCGAACGCGGGAGCGCGTGAAGTGA
- the ugpC_1 gene encoding sn-glycerol-3-phosphate import ATP-binding protein UgpC: MGELAFRNITKRFDKTEVLRHIDFQIEDGEFVVIVGPSGCGKSTLLRIAAGLEDQSEGQVIIGGTDVSLAPPAKRAIAMVFQSYALYPHLTVEGNMSLGLKQARTPKTVIKERIAEATRILALEPYLKRKPGQLSGGQRQRVAIGRAISRHPQVFLFDEPLSNLDAALRDQVRMEIADLHRRLGATMLYVTHDQVEAMTLADRIVVMHDGVIQQIGTPRDLYQSPANTFVAGFIGSPRMNMFDARLQDGMIHAPGLPPIAAPADKALPDRVTVGLRANGLGLRLAAMDGPETPQVIDIDYLGNLSYLRISLPENATMVVEQRPDHPFAVGDGVTISVAADDVHLFNPDGHRI, translated from the coding sequence ATGGGCGAACTCGCCTTCCGCAACATCACCAAGCGCTTCGACAAGACCGAGGTCCTGCGCCACATCGACTTTCAGATCGAGGACGGGGAATTCGTCGTGATCGTCGGCCCGTCGGGCTGCGGCAAGTCCACCCTTCTGCGCATCGCCGCCGGGCTTGAGGACCAGAGCGAGGGCCAGGTCATCATCGGCGGCACCGACGTGTCGCTGGCGCCGCCCGCCAAGCGGGCCATCGCCATGGTCTTCCAGTCCTACGCGCTTTATCCGCACCTGACGGTCGAAGGGAACATGAGCCTTGGCCTCAAACAGGCCCGCACCCCTAAGACTGTCATCAAGGAACGCATCGCCGAGGCCACGCGGATCCTGGCGCTGGAACCCTACCTGAAACGCAAACCCGGCCAGTTGTCGGGCGGGCAGCGGCAGCGGGTGGCCATCGGGCGCGCGATCTCGCGGCATCCGCAGGTGTTTCTTTTCGACGAGCCGCTGTCGAACCTGGACGCCGCCCTGCGCGACCAGGTCCGGATGGAGATCGCCGACCTGCACCGCCGCCTTGGCGCGACGATGCTGTACGTCACCCACGACCAGGTCGAAGCGATGACGCTGGCCGATCGGATCGTCGTCATGCACGACGGTGTCATCCAGCAGATCGGCACCCCGCGCGACCTGTACCAGAGCCCGGCCAACACCTTCGTCGCGGGCTTCATCGGTTCGCCCCGGATGAACATGTTTGACGCACGGCTGCAGGACGGGATGATCCACGCGCCCGGCCTGCCCCCCATCGCCGCCCCGGCGGACAAGGCGCTGCCCGACAGGGTGACGGTCGGCCTGCGCGCCAATGGCCTGGGCCTGCGGCTCGCCGCCATGGACGGCCCCGAGACGCCGCAGGTCATCGACATCGACTATCTCGGCAACCTTAGCTACCTGCGCATTTCGCTCCCTGAAAATGCCACAATGGTGGTCGAACAGCGCCCCGATCACCCGTTCGCGGTGGGGGACGGCGTGACCATTTCCGTCGCGGCGGACGATGTCCATCTTTTCAACCCCGACGGGCATCGCATCTGA
- the araQ_1 gene encoding L-arabinose transport system permease protein AraQ, whose amino-acid sequence MFRTSARQNPLRSTALHLILVIYALICVAPILLIVMNSFKSRHGIFGAPLEWPVGKTFSLDGYETVFTIGNFPLYFQNSLIVTIVSLVLTVVFGAMAAFALSEYRYRGREILTLYMILGLMVPIRLGTVGILNMMAAAGISNTLTALILVYTAQHLPLAIFVMSELMRQVSDDLKNAARIDGLSEYRILFRLVMPVMRPAIATIAVFTMIPIWNDLWFPLVLAPSEQTRTVTLGAQFFIGQFVTNWSAVLAALSLAIVPMLVLYLLFSRQIIRGITSGAVK is encoded by the coding sequence ATGTTCCGGACCTCCGCCCGCCAGAACCCGCTGCGTTCCACCGCGCTGCACCTGATCCTGGTGATCTATGCACTGATCTGCGTCGCGCCGATCCTGCTGATCGTCATGAATTCCTTCAAGTCCCGGCACGGCATCTTCGGCGCCCCGCTGGAATGGCCCGTGGGCAAGACCTTTTCGCTGGACGGATACGAAACCGTTTTCACCATCGGGAACTTTCCGCTGTATTTCCAGAACAGCCTGATCGTCACCATCGTGTCGCTGGTGCTGACGGTGGTCTTTGGCGCCATGGCGGCCTTTGCCCTGTCGGAATACCGCTACCGCGGGCGCGAGATCCTGACGCTTTACATGATCCTCGGGCTGATGGTGCCGATCCGGCTGGGCACCGTGGGCATCCTCAACATGATGGCCGCCGCCGGGATCTCGAACACGCTGACCGCGCTGATCCTGGTCTACACCGCCCAGCACCTGCCGCTGGCGATCTTTGTGATGTCCGAGCTGATGCGCCAGGTCTCGGACGATCTGAAGAACGCCGCGCGCATCGACGGGCTGTCGGAATACCGCATCCTGTTCCGGCTGGTCATGCCGGTGATGCGCCCGGCCATCGCCACCATCGCCGTCTTCACCATGATCCCGATCTGGAACGACCTGTGGTTCCCGCTGGTGCTGGCCCCGTCGGAACAGACCCGCACCGTGACCCTGGGCGCGCAGTTCTTCATCGGCCAGTTCGTCACGAACTGGAGCGCGGTCCTGGCCGCCCTGTCGCTGGCCATCGTGCCGATGCTGGTACTCTACCTGCTGTTCTCGCGCCAGATCATCCGGGGCATCACCTCGGGCGCAGTGAAATGA